The Sinorhizobium fredii genome contains the following window.
CTCACCCACAGGCTGTTGCGCTCGACCACCTCGAAGACTTCCGACAAAGCGGGCGAATAGGCGCCCGGGAAGATGTACTTCCTGAGCCACGGGCTCGCCATGCCGGGCGGGCTCATATGGCCGATCGAATGCAGCACCGCGAGACCGTCGTCTCGCATCAGCGCGTTCAGCTTCTTGAAGAATTCGTCGTAGTGATGAACGCCGACATGCTCGAACATGCCGACCGAAACGATGCGGTCGAAGGGACCTTCGACATCGCGATAGTCCTTCAGCTCGAAACGCACCCGGTCGGCAAGGCCGGCGGCGCGAGCCCGCTCGGAGGCGAGCGCCTGCTGCTCCTTTGACAGTGTGACGCCGAGGACCTCGACATTCTCGAGCGCAGCGAGATAGAGCGCTAGGTCGCCCCAGCCGCAGCCGATGTCGAGCACTTTCATGCCGGGCTTCAGGCAGAGTTTCGCGGCGAGCAGCCTGAGCTTGTTGCGCTGTGCCGCCTCCAGCGTCTCGTCCGGCGCGCGGAAATAGGCGCAGGAATAGAGCATGTTCTCGTCGAGGAAGAGCTTGTAGAACGCGTTGCCGAGATCGTAGTGATGGGCGACGTTCTGCTGCGCCTTGCCCTTTGGGTTTGCCTGCTGGCGCTTGCGAAACCGCATCTTGATCGCCCGCAGCAGCTTCTGGATCGGGTAGGAGCCGAGCGACAGCCGGTTTATCGAGAAGAGGGTGAGGAAGTCTCGAAGCGTCGATCCCTCCTCGAAGCGCATCGTCCCGTCCATATAGGCCTCGCCGGCGGCGAGTTCGGCATTGAGGACGAGGCTGCGGTAGAGCCGCTTGTCGGTGAGTCGCATCGTGACGCTCGGCCCCGGCTCGCCCGAAAAGACGTGCCTTTTGCCGTCGGCATCGATCACGGTCAGCGTGCCCTTGCGGATGAAGGCTTTCATCATATGCGACAGTGGAAACATGCAATCCCTCGATCTCGTCCCGCCTACAGCGCCGCGCGTCCTTTCAGACGCGCAAAAGGACGCTGTACCGCTTTGAACCTATGCATCGTGCTTTCCGAAAATCGATCCCGATTTTCGCGCCGATGCACTACAGCGCCGCGCGTCTTATCAGACGCGCAAAGGTCGCTGTAGCACTTTGAATTGCTGCATGTCTTTGTCCTTAAATCGAGGTCGATTTAAGGAGACATGCAGTAGGCGGGCGGCAGTTGACCCTAAACAGCGCGCCTCCAAAATGCACGCTCAATTTTGCAGGTCTTGCTCACTCGCATCCTGAGTTGTGAGTCGCGACAAAAAAGGCGGCAGGTAACCCGCCGCCCCTGTTATACAGCGCTCTCAGGACGTGCCTCAGTCCTTGGCGCGCTCGACGTAGGAGCCGTCTTCCGTCGCGATGACGACGCGGGTGCCGGCCTGGATATGCGGCGGCACCGAGGTGCGGACGCCGTTAGAAAGCAGGGCCGGCTTATAGGAGGAAGACGCCGTCTGGCCCTTGACCACCGGTTCGGTCTCGGTGATCTCGAGGATGACGTGGCGCGGCAGGTCGATGGCGATCGCAATGCCCTCGTGGATCGACAGCATTACCGCCATGCCTTCCTGGAGGTAAGCCTTCAGGTCGCCGATGTCCTCGGCCGACATGACGAGCTGGTCATAGCTCTCCGGATTCATGAAATGGAAGCCTTCGGCATCTTCATAGAGGAAGGTGTGCTCGCGGTCCTCAACGAAAGCGCGCTCGACCTGTTCGGTGGTGCGGTAGCGCTCCGAGACCTTCACACCGTCGGAGATGCGGCGCATGTCGACCTGGGTGACCGGCGTGCCCTTGCCCGGATGGAAGTTCTGGGCGGTGAGCACGACATAGAGCTTGCCGTCGACGTCGAGAACGTTGCCCTTGCGGACCGAAGAAGCGATGACCTTGACCATTAGTCTTCCTTGTAACAGAGGTATCAGCGACACGCGCGGGCCGAAATCGGCCCGGAAGGAGCGAAAATTTTAGATTTCGCGCCGCCACTACCCTAATTCCACGCAAATAGCCAGCCTGAGCGGCATTCGCGCGGAAGAAAGCTTGGACCGAACCGATCATGCCGCATGCTTCTCCCTGGTGGACACCGGATGTCCACGCCGACCGGCGTCCCTTTCTGATCGGCCGCAACCGCATCCAGTCGGCACTCCGCCGCTTCTTTGGCGAGCGTGACTTCATGGACGTCGATACGGCAACGCTGCAGCTGTCGCCGGGCAACGAGGCGCATCTCCACGCCTTCGCAACTGAGGCGCTCGGGCCGGATGGATCGGTGCAGCCGCTCTATCTGCACACCTCGCCGGAGTTCGCCTGCAAGAAGCTGCTGGCCGCGGGCGAACGCCGCATCGCCTGCTTCGCCCATGTCTATCGCAACCGCGAGCGCGGCCCGTTGCACCATCCGGAATTCACCATGCTCGAATGGTACCGCGCCGAGGAGAGCTACGAGACGCTGATGCGCGATTGCGCCGAAGTCCTCGCGCTTGCCGCCGAGACGACGGGCACGCGGTCCTTCGCCTATCAGGGCCGCATTTGTGACCCGTTTCTCGAACCGGAGCGGCTTTCGGTCGCCGAGGCCTTCGCGCGTTTCGCCGGAATCGAGCTTCTCGCCTCGATCGCCGAGGACGGGACGACCGATCGCGAGGGGCTGGCGGCGGCCATGCGGAAGGCCGGCCTGCGGGTCGCCGATGACGACACCTGGGCCGACCTCTTCAGCCGTGTGCTCGTCGAAAAGATCGAGCCGAACCTCGGCTTCGGGCGGGCCACGATCCTGGACGAATACCCCGTCGCCGAGGCCGCGCTCGCCCGCCCGACGCCACGCGACCCTCGCGTTGCCGAGCGCTTCGAGCTCTATGCCTGCGGCGTCGAGCTGGCGAACGCTTTCGGCGAACTGACGGACGCCAAGGAACAGCGCCGCCGCTTCCGGCTCGAAATGGCGGAAAAGGCGCGGGTCTATGGCGAAACCTATCCGCTCGACGAGGACTTCCTGGCGGCGCTTGCCATTATGCCCGAGGCGAGCGGCATCGCGCTCGGCTTCGACCGTCTGGTGATGCTGGCGACCGGCGCCGCGCGCATCGATCAGGTGCTCTGGGCGCCGGTGGCGGAGGCCGGGGCATGACAGTACATCGTTCCCTCAGGACGGCGGGCCATCTCGTCGAAGCCGGCCTTGTCGACGCCTCGGCCGAGGAGGCGATTTCCCGCGTCGCCTCCCGCTACGCGATCGCCATCAGCCCCGCCGTTGCAGACCTTATCGACCGCGCCGATCCGCATGACCCGATCGCCAGGCAGTTCGTACCCGACACGGCGGAGCTGACTTCGACGCGGGAGGAACGCACCGACCCGATAGGCGACGGCGCCCACAGCCCCGTCGCGGGCATCGTCCACCGCTATCCGGACCGGGTGCTGCTCAAGGCCGTCCACGTCTGCCCGGTCTATTGCCGCTTCTGCTTCCGCCGCGAAATGGTCGGCCCGCAGGGGCTCGGCACGCTGACGCCCGCCGAACTCGACGCGGCGATCGCCTATATCGCCGAGCATCCGGAGATCTGGGAGGTGATCCTGACCGGTGGCGACCCGCTGGTGCTGTCGCCGCGGCGGCTTCAGGAGATCCTCGAGCGTCTCGGCGCGATCGAGCACGTCAAGGTCGTCCGCTTCCACACGCGCGTACCGGTCGTCGAGCCGCACCGCGTCGATGCGGATCTCATCGCGGCCCTCAAGTGCAGCGGCAAGGCGACCTATGTGGCGCTTCATGCCAATCATCCGCGCGAACTGACGGGCGAAGCGCGCGGCGCCGCGGCCCGGCTGATCGATGCTGGGATCGTCATGCTCAGCCAATCGGTGCTGCTGAAGGGCGTCAACGACGATCCGGACGTGCTTGCCGAACTGATGCGCGCCTTCGTCGAGACGCGGATCAAGCCCTATTACCTGCACCATCCGGACCTCGCGCCCGGCACCGGCCATTTCCGACTGACGATCGAAGAGGGCCAGGCGCTCGTCGCCTCGCTGCGCGGCCGCGTCTCGGGCCTCTGCCAGCCGACCTATATCCTTGATATCCCCGGCGGTTACGGCAAGGCCGTCATCAGCGCCAGCGCGATAGAGGCGGAAGGCGGCGGCTGCTACACCGTCACCGATTTCCGCGGGAATGAGCACATCTATCCGCCGCAAGGCTGAGGAGCCGCGGGCGGCGCTGCACTTTCGATAACCGGGACCGCGCCTCCCTCAAGCCGTCATCCTCGGGCTTGACCCGAGGATCCACACGCAAGGCGTTCCGAAAATCTCAGCTTGAGTGATTGGCAAATGGATCCTCGGGTCAAGCCCGAGGATGACGACCGTAGGGGAGGTGTGCGTCGCCGGAGAACCCGCGCGGCCCTCGCGAAATATCGAAAAGCTCTCAGCCCTGCTTGATCGGCGCGATCGAGATTTCGACGCGGCGGTTCTGGGCGCGGCCTGCCTCGCTGGCGTTCGACGCGATCGGCCGTTCCATGCCGTAGCCCATCGTCGAAATGCGACGCTGGTCGATGCCGCGGCTGCCGAGATAATTGGCGACCGAGGCGGCGCGGCGTTCGGAAAGGCCCTGGTTGTGGGAGGCGCTGCCGGTCGAATCGGTGTGGCCGTCGACGTCGATCAGCGTCTTGTTGAACTTGCGCAAGACGACCGCGACCGAATCGAGCGTCGGGTAGAAGGGCGGGATCACCTGGTCGCGGTCGGTCGCAAAGGTTATGTTCGACGGCATGTTGAGGATGATCCGGTCGCCCTGGCGCGTGACGGAGACGCCGGTGCCCTGCAACTGGGCGCGCAACTCCGATTCCTGCTGATCCATGTAGTTGCCGATCAGGCCGCCGCCGAGCGCACCGATGCCGGCGCCGACGAGTGCGGCGTCACGCCGTCCCGCCGCACTGCCGCCGACCAGGAGGCCGGTTGCGGCGCCGAGACCCGCACCGAGCAATGCGCCGCCGGCCGTGTTCGACATCTTCTGTTCTCCCGTATAGGGATCGGTGGTCGTGCATCCGGAAAGATAGATGGCCGCGACAGCCAGGATGGCGCATTTCTTGATCATCGAATCAATTGTCCCCATTGGTGCTAAAGCTGCTTCATACTATCGATTGCGGCAGGAAGATGAAGGGGCGCGGCGCTTTCCACACAGACCGGCAGCTGTAATGTTTCGGCACTGCAGCATTTCACCTTGCTTCGCCACATTGCCGTCCAGAGGGGACGATAACCGAAGCTTCACAGGCCCGCGCTACGGTGCCAATGCCGGGCCGAGACGCAGACGAGAGGGATATGAATGGCGATCGAGTTCGATGATACAGAGCGCAGCCTCAGCGATACGCTGACCGGGATGATCGCTTCGATCCGAGGCAATACGGTCACGCTGCGCGAACTGATGATCGAGATCGGCGAGCACGGTTTCCTGCTTCTCTGCGCACTGTTGACGCTGCCTTTCCTGATTCCGGTTTCTATCCCCGGGGTCAGCACCGTCTTCGGCGCGGCGATCATTCTCATTTCGCTGGCGATCACCCTCAATCGTCTGCCCTGGCTGCCGCGGCGCATTCTCGACCGGCAGATCGAGACCGAAAAACTCGTACCGACCCTGCAGAAGGGCGCGGCGCTGGTTTCGAAACTCGACCGCTATGTGCGCCCGAGGCTGCACTTCCTCACCCATGGCGCCGTCATGAACCGCTTCAACGGCCTGATGATAATGGCGGGCGGCGTGTTGCTGATGTTCCCGCTCGGGCTGATCCCGCTGTCGAACACGCTGCCGGGCATTGCCATCCTGCTTCTGTCGCTCGGCATCATCCAGCGCGACGGGCTGATGGTGGCCGGCGGCTACCTCTTCCTCGTCGCCACTACCATCTATTTCGCCGTGCTCGCCTATCTCGCCTTCGCCGCCGGCCAAGGGCTGTCGCAGTTCTTCGTGTCCTAGACGGCTGAGGCCGATCAGCCGGCGATGCCCTTCAGGACATTGGCGACGTTGAGGCCGATCTCCGGCACGCCGTAGCCGCCCTCCATGCAGACGACGACCGGCAGGCCGGCCTTCCGCAAGCGCGCGCCCATGCTAAGAAAATCTTCCGATTTCAGCTTGAAGAAGCTGATCGGGTCG
Protein-coding sequences here:
- the cfa1 gene encoding cyclopropane-fatty-acyl-phospholipid synthase, translating into MFPLSHMMKAFIRKGTLTVIDADGKRHVFSGEPGPSVTMRLTDKRLYRSLVLNAELAAGEAYMDGTMRFEEGSTLRDFLTLFSINRLSLGSYPIQKLLRAIKMRFRKRQQANPKGKAQQNVAHHYDLGNAFYKLFLDENMLYSCAYFRAPDETLEAAQRNKLRLLAAKLCLKPGMKVLDIGCGWGDLALYLAALENVEVLGVTLSKEQQALASERARAAGLADRVRFELKDYRDVEGPFDRIVSVGMFEHVGVHHYDEFFKKLNALMRDDGLAVLHSIGHMSPPGMASPWLRKYIFPGAYSPALSEVFEVVERNSLWVSDLEFLRVHYATTLAHWGARFEENRDKVIAMYDERFARMWEFYLISAEMMFRTGSQLVFHMQLSRSRDAAPIVRDYITDQQRAYIEKEKALELSI
- a CDS encoding lysine-2,3-aminomutase-like protein gives rise to the protein MTVHRSLRTAGHLVEAGLVDASAEEAISRVASRYAIAISPAVADLIDRADPHDPIARQFVPDTAELTSTREERTDPIGDGAHSPVAGIVHRYPDRVLLKAVHVCPVYCRFCFRREMVGPQGLGTLTPAELDAAIAYIAEHPEIWEVILTGGDPLVLSPRRLQEILERLGAIEHVKVVRFHTRVPVVEPHRVDADLIAALKCSGKATYVALHANHPRELTGEARGAAARLIDAGIVMLSQSVLLKGVNDDPDVLAELMRAFVETRIKPYYLHHPDLAPGTGHFRLTIEEGQALVASLRGRVSGLCQPTYILDIPGGYGKAVISASAIEAEGGGCYTVTDFRGNEHIYPPQG
- the epmA gene encoding EF-P lysine aminoacylase EpmA; its protein translation is MPHASPWWTPDVHADRRPFLIGRNRIQSALRRFFGERDFMDVDTATLQLSPGNEAHLHAFATEALGPDGSVQPLYLHTSPEFACKKLLAAGERRIACFAHVYRNRERGPLHHPEFTMLEWYRAEESYETLMRDCAEVLALAAETTGTRSFAYQGRICDPFLEPERLSVAEAFARFAGIELLASIAEDGTTDREGLAAAMRKAGLRVADDDTWADLFSRVLVEKIEPNLGFGRATILDEYPVAEAALARPTPRDPRVAERFELYACGVELANAFGELTDAKEQRRRFRLEMAEKARVYGETYPLDEDFLAALAIMPEASGIALGFDRLVMLATGAARIDQVLWAPVAEAGA
- a CDS encoding exopolysaccharide biosynthesis protein, producing the protein MAIEFDDTERSLSDTLTGMIASIRGNTVTLRELMIEIGEHGFLLLCALLTLPFLIPVSIPGVSTVFGAAIILISLAITLNRLPWLPRRILDRQIETEKLVPTLQKGAALVSKLDRYVRPRLHFLTHGAVMNRFNGLMIMAGGVLLMFPLGLIPLSNTLPGIAILLLSLGIIQRDGLMVAGGYLFLVATTIYFAVLAYLAFAAGQGLSQFFVS
- the efp gene encoding elongation factor P translates to MVKVIASSVRKGNVLDVDGKLYVVLTAQNFHPGKGTPVTQVDMRRISDGVKVSERYRTTEQVERAFVEDREHTFLYEDAEGFHFMNPESYDQLVMSAEDIGDLKAYLQEGMAVMLSIHEGIAIAIDLPRHVILEITETEPVVKGQTASSSYKPALLSNGVRTSVPPHIQAGTRVVIATEDGSYVERAKD
- a CDS encoding OmpA family protein; protein product: MIKKCAILAVAAIYLSGCTTTDPYTGEQKMSNTAGGALLGAGLGAATGLLVGGSAAGRRDAALVGAGIGALGGGLIGNYMDQQESELRAQLQGTGVSVTRQGDRIILNMPSNITFATDRDQVIPPFYPTLDSVAVVLRKFNKTLIDVDGHTDSTGSASHNQGLSERRAASVANYLGSRGIDQRRISTMGYGMERPIASNASEAGRAQNRRVEISIAPIKQG